A section of the Humulus lupulus chromosome 2, drHumLupu1.1, whole genome shotgun sequence genome encodes:
- the LOC133814179 gene encoding uncharacterized protein LOC133814179: MAANSQQFGVCHEGSVKGVNETNSKVEQLLAQLTSMVQQMALGQQVRPCDICQLMGHATDACPTLQEGWRDHPNLRHGNQQQATPTRPPGFNYQQRPQQAYVLCHQQPPTGVPQDQEPSIVDMLKNLVASNIQTQVILQSTQASLKNLENMIGQIATSPSKLETQNSEGLPPQPEKNPRANLHKPTMPTYVPRPPFPSRLKKFKKEEADKEIHESFHKVEVNIPLLDAIKKMACYAKFLKELCTNKKKSKGGEKISMGENVSTVLQKKLPPKCKDPGTFKIPRMIGNKRIERCMIDLGASINVMSYSIYAYLNLETEVIIQLVDHTNAYPLGVVEDVLVKVDGLVFIADFYIL, from the exons ATGGCAGCCAATTCCCAACAGTTTGGAGTTTGTCATGAGGGTTCAGTTAAGGGAGTAAATGAGACAAATTCTAAAGTAGAGCAGCTGCTTGCACAGTTAACAAGTATGGTTCAACAAATGGCTTTAGGTCAACAAGTGAGACCTTGTGACATATGTCAGTTGATGGGGCATGCTACTGATGCATGTCCCACTCTTCAAGAG GGATGGAGGGATCATCCTAATTTAAGACATGGGAACCAACAACAAGCAACACCTACCAGACCACCAGGGTTTAATTACCAACAAAGGCCTCAACAAGCCTATGTACTTTGTCATCAACAACCTCCTACTGGAGTCCCACAAGATCAGGAACCATCAATAGTAGACATGCTTAAAAATTTGGTGGCATCCAATATACAAACTCAAGTAATTCTTCAAAGTACTCAAGCGTCTCTCAAGAATTTGGAGAACATGATAGGACAGATTGCTACATCTCCGAGCAAGCTTGAAACTCAAAATTCTGAAGGATTACCTCCCCAGCCAGAGAAGAACCCAAGAGCAAAT TTACATAAACCAACTATGCCAACCTATGTCCCTCGTCCGCCTTTTCCAAGCAGATTGAAAAAGTTTAAGAAAGAGGAAGCTGACAAGGAAATTCATGAGAGTTTTCACAAAGTTGAGGTAAACATTCCATTACTTGATGCTATTAAAAAAATGGCATGTTATGCTAAATTTTTGAAGGAGTTGTGCACCAATAAGAAGAAATCGAAGGGTGGTGAAAAGATAAGTATGGGGGAGAATGTCTCTACTGTTCTCCAAAAGAAGCTGCCACCAAAATGCAAGGATCCTGGAACCTTTAAAATTCCTCGTATGATTGGGAATAAAAGGATTGAGCGGTGTATGATAGATTTGGGAGCATCGATTAATGTCATGTCATATTCAATATATGCTTATTTAAATCTTGAGACAGAAGTTATTATTCAACTGGTCGATCACACTAATGCTTATCCTTTAGGGGTAGTTGAAGATGTGTTGGTAAAGGTTGATGGACTTGTCTTTATAGCAGATTTCTATATACTTTAA